The genomic segment AAGAATTTAATAACGTAGAAGAATTTGATAATTATTTTTACAATGAACAAGTGAAGGAGTATCCTCAAAATATTTGTAAAGAAAGTGAAGATTTTATACAAATGATGTTTCAAAAGAAAAACGAAATTGATAATAAACAAGAACTTTTATTTCAAAAGCCGATTCAGGCTCTAATTCTTCAATCTGCCATAATAAAATTTTCATCTAATAAAGGAATAAAATTTAAAATTGAGCAGTTATTTGATTTTTTTGTAAACCAGTTAGGGAGATTCTTTGAAAGAGAGCTAGCGGTTTGTTATTTATACTTGAAAAATGATAGACGAACAACACGCTTTTTTGGGAAAATACAAAAAAATTCGAAAAACATTTTAAATGTTATAGAAGGCATGTCGTGGGATCTTTATCATATTAGACAATTAGAGGAATTGATGACCAGAAGTGAATATGAAAAGGCTGACTTTGAAATGCACTCTCTAGCTACATTTGACAATGGACTTAAAGAGATGTTAACAATTTATCCGGTTAAATCTATCTCCTTTTTTGAAAGCCAAAGAAATGTGGTTTTTGTTTATGATTTCCCAAATTTTATAGAAGAAGTTGATTTTCATCAATACTGGTCAAAAAGAAGTCCCAAAAAAAGAAATACAATATTTGAAAAAACTGACTGGAATTATTTTGTGAAGTCTAAAGAGAGAGAATTATTAAATTTAATGAATTAGTTTATGGTGTGGTAATTCTTCTTCATGATTATTTGACAGAAGTATTTGCACAAGCAGTCTAAATTAAAGCGCTGTGATCCTTTTTCAGATCAGGGTATCAAATTATGAATACGGTTTATTCTAAAATAAACTAGATAGAGCATTGCTCGAAAGGAGACTTCAAATGTCCTTCTTAAAAAAATATGGTTTTTATTTTCTTCTTCTCGGTGTTCTGAGTGATTTTCTAACGCCTTACATACTTGGAATATTTTATCCTGGGTTAAACCAAATGACGATGGTGATGAGTGTGTTTGGGGATGTGGCTAGTCCGGTTCGTGGGGCGTTTTTGGTTTGGTCGGTGGTTTCGGGAGTGCTGTTTGTGCTCGCTTTGCCGGCGATTTATCAGAGCGCTTTTGAGCAATCACGGACTTTGGCGATTTTGCTGGTTTCTGCAATTGGATTGTACGGGATTGGCGATTGTATCTTCACGGGATTATTTAGTATTGATACGGAACAAGTGACTTGGACGTTTTCAACTTGGGTGCACAATATAGGCTCAGGTTTGGGGTATATGGGATTTTTACTGTTTCCGTTGTTCTTGGTGCTACTTTACCGAAAAACGGGTGAGACGGTTTATAGCAAGCTTTATTTGGTGCTTCTAATTGTTAGTTTGCTGTCAGCGGGTGTATACGGTTTGGCGCGGATTCCGGCGGTTAATTATTTGCCTGTTTTGGATAAAATTGGCTTTTGTCAGCGGGTTAGTTTCTTTTTTAATTATTTGCCGATTGTTGTTTTTGGGGTTGAGGGGATTAGGAGAAATACACAAAAATTCCTAGTTACTAAATAGTCTGGGTTTTTAGACATGGCAAATGTGAAAATCTGTTGGTTTAAGAAAAGACAAAGCTAACAACTAAATAGGTTTCGACAACTTCAATAATAGCTTGTTTTATCAAATACAGGGATACCTTAAAGATTCTAAAAAGATGACATGTGCTTGTTTAGGGTAGCCGACATGGGTGACGAAATGGTAATATAGAAGTGTATGACTTGATAATAAGATAAATCAATTTGATTAGTTTTTAGATGGTGTGATATGTAATACAAATAACTATAATTAGTTAAATTAATTCATATAAAAACAAATATTAATTTAACAGGGGGATAACTAATGATTACTTCAGAAGAAATTAAACGTAGATTATGGGACGGGGCGAATGAACTTCGTGGTTCCATGGATGCGAGTCGATATAAAGATTACATGCTAGGACTAATGTTTTATAAGTTTTTAAGTGATAAGACATTGGAAATATTTAAAGCAAATAGTGATTGTGGTCAGGTGTCTGAATCAGAACTAGTGGAAGAATATGCAAAAGCAAGAGCTGATTATGGTGAGAGTTTAGATAAAATGATTCAAGGTGTTTTAGGTTATTTTGTGCTACCGGAATATCTATATCAAACATGGTTGAAGGATATTGCGATAGGTGAGTTTGAGGTTCAAAAAGTAATTGATAGTTTAAACAATTTCGAGCGAACAATTTCTGTTTCAGGTGATTCGGATGATTTTCAAGGTTTGTTTTCAAGTTCCACTATTGACTTAACAGATACTGCGTTAGGTAGTAATTTAAATGAACGTAGTAAGAATATAAAAGCATTAATTGAGTTGTTTCAAGACTTAAACATGGTCGCTTTGCAAAAAAGTGATGTTCTTGGTGATGCTTATGAGTATTTAATTGGTCAATTTGCCATGGAATCCGGAAAAAAAGCTGGAGAATTCTATACGCCTAGACAAGTAAGTGAAGTTATGGCACAAATTGCGGCTAAAACTTCTAATATTACTTCTATTTATGATCCAACAGTTGGCTCTGGCTCATTATTATTAACGGTGAAAAAACATTTAAAAGAAGATGTCCAAAAAGATTTAAACTATTATGGACAAGAAAAAAACACGGCTACATATAACTTAACACGAATGAATCTATTGCTTCACGGCGTACGTCCTGAGAAAATGAGCGTTAAAAATGGTGACACTTTATCAGAAGACTGGCCTGAAGATCCAAATCGCCCAGCTGAGGGAGTGTTATTCGATGCAGTTGTAATGAATCCGCCCTATTCACTAGCAAACTGGAATAAATCTAATTTAAAAGTAAGTGATCCTCGTTTTGAAATAGCAGGTGTATTACCACCAGATTCAAAGGGGGACTTTGCTTTTCTTTTGCATGGTTTATATCATTTAGGTCAAACTGGAACGATGGCAATTGTGTTGCCTCATGGGGTGTTATTCCGCGGCGGAACTGAAGGCGAAATTCGCAAACGACTATTGAATAAAAATTATATTGATACAATTATTGGACTACCAGGGAATTTATTTACAAATACAGGAATCCCAGTATGTGTTTTAATTTTGAAAAAGAATCGAACAATTAGTGATCCTGTTCTTGTAATAGATGCTTCGCGAAACTTTATTAAAGTGGGCAAACAAAATGTACTACAAGAAAAAGATATTGCGAGAATTGTGGATACATATGTTGAACGCGCTGAAAAGACTGGATATAGTCATTTAGCTAGTAGAGAAGAAATTATCGAAAATGAGTACAATATGAATATTCCAAGATATGTAGAAGCAATTGATGAAGAAATTCCTCACGATGTGGATGCTCATTTATACGGCGGAATTCCGCAAGCAAACATTGACGAACTAAAAACACTACAGACAACGGTAAAAAATGTGTTGGATAGTTCACTCAAGTCGATTCGTGACGGATATGTTCAATTAGAAAAACCGATGGATGAACTAACGAAAGAAGTACTAACTGATAAAAACATTATCGCTAAATCAGATTTAATACGAGAAAAATCCCAAGCTTTTATTGAGAACTATTGGAAGAAATTACATGAGATCAATAATATTTTAGATGTCAATCCATTAATGGAGGAAATGCTAGTCGGTATTAAAGAATTACTCTCACCCTTCGATGGAATAGATGTGTATGATGGCTACCAAATTATTGCAGAAGTGTGGAAAAAAGACTTAACTCATGATGCTGAGCTTATAGCGGGTGGTGGTTTCTACACAATCGGTCGGATACGTGAAGCTAATATGGTGACTAAAGGCAGCGGAAATAAGAAACGAGAAGAACAAGACGGGTGGATTGGCGCAATTTTACCTAATGAATTAATTGCGAAACACTTATATAGTGAAGAACTCCAAGTCATTGAAGATAAAAAAGCTCGTTTGGCTGCCGTTGAAGCAGAACTTAGTGAGTTAGTAGAAGCAACTAAAGTGGAAGATAGTGATGAAAATGTTGCCTTATATGAGTCATTAAAGAAAAATACTGAGGGCGAACCACAAGATTCATTTGAAAGCAAAACAGTCAAAGCAGAACTGAAAAAAATAACGAAAGAAAGCTCTTCTTATGCGTTGTTGAAACAAGTTGATGGGTTAATAGCTGAGAAGTCGGTATTAGGCAAAGAAATCAAAACTAAAGAGAGTGAACTAAAAGAAGCTGTATATGAGCGGATTCTTGTTTTAACCAATGAAGAAATTGATGAATTAGTATTCGAGAAATGGTTTGGCACAACTGTAAATGAGTTAGTGAAGCTTATTGAATTACCGCTTAAAAAGGAATTAAATATTCTGGAACAGCTGCATAAGCGCTATGCAGAAACACTGGATGATCTTGATGAAGAGAGTACAAAATTAGAAGCGGAATTAGAAAAAATGATGAGTGAACTGGTGGTGAGGTAGATGTCGGATAGTAAAAAGAAGGTGCCTAAACGAAGGTTTGAGGAATTTAGTAATGCTAATGATTGGGAACTGCGTAAGTTAGGCGGTCTGATGAATATTACATCTGTAAAACGAATTCATCAATCAGACTGGACTGATAAAGGTGTCCGCTTTTTAAGGGCTCGCGACATTGTATCTGCCTCAAAAGGTAAAAATCCTTCTGAATATCTTTATATCTCGAAAAAATTATATGATGAGCATTCAAAAATTTCAGGAAAAGTTGGGGTTGGGGATTTGCTCGTAACTGGGGTAGGGTCTATCGGTATCCCTATGCTTATTAAGCATGAAGAACCACTATATTTCAAGGATGGAAATATCATTTGGTTTCAGAATAAGAAAAATATTGATGGGGGATTTTTCTATTATTCGTTCAATAGTCATAGTATTCAAAAGTTCATTCGTGATAGTGCTGGTATTGGAACGGTTGGAACCTACACAATTGATAGCGGGGGAAAGACGCCAATTTATTTACCTAATAAAAAAGAACAACAAAGAATTGGCACCTTTTTCAAACAACTCGATAATACTATCGCTCTTCATCAACGTAAGTTAGAAAAAATAAAAGCATTAAAAACTGCCTATCTGTCAGAAATGTTTCCAGCAGAAGGAGAAACCAAACCAAAACGCCGATTTGCAGGATTTACTGATGATTGGGAACAGCGTAAACTAGATAATTCTATTAAAGTGATGGATGGAGATAGGGGTTCAAACTATCCTCACGATTCGGATTTCTTCGACAATGGCGATACTCTATTTCTTGATACTGGTAATGTAACGAAAAATGGATTCAAATTTGATAATGTTAAATATATAACAAAAGAAAAGGATGGGCAGTTGCGCGCTGGAAAACTAGAAAAAAATGACTTTGTATTAACTTCTCGTGGAACACTTGGCAATGTTGGATTCTATGATAAATTTGTCTATAAACGTCATCCCAAACTTAGAATAAATTCAGCAATGTTAATTTTAAGAAATACAGATGAACAATTATCTTGTAGTTATTTGCATACTTTACTTAAAGGGAACTTGATTTCAGATTTTATGAGAAAGAATCAAGTAGGTAGTGCTCAGCCCCATATTACTAAATCTGAATTTCTGAAATTAGACTTGAACGTTCCCTGTGATGTCAAGGAACAAAACAAGATTGGCGACTTCTTTAAAAATCTCGACAACACTATCACTCTCCACCAACGAAAACTACAAAAACTACAAAACATCAAAAAAGCATACTTAAACGAAATGTTCATTTAGAACGGGGGATGAATCATGGGCAACACGATAAAGAAAGCATCCGAAAAAGCTTTTCAAGAGAATTTTGTGAAAGAACTTCAAAATTATAAATGGGATGCACCAGATTTTTTAGATGGAAATAAACAAAAAGTAACCGTGAATGATTTAATTAACCACTGGCGAGGAGAACTCAACCGGCTTAACGCTGACCAACTAGAAGGAGTTCCTCTGACTGATGGCGAATTTAAACAAGTAATGTCGAAAGTAAACAAAATAAAAAACAGCTATGACGCCGCAAAACTCCTCGCTATTGAAGAAGGCAAAGGGAAGATTGACGGAATTTATCGAGATGATAATCCGAAAGTGACAAGAAAACAAATAACCTTAACTATTTTCAAAAAAGCCGAGGTTCGTGGCGGTGAGTCGAGTTACAAAATAGCGCGTGAAGTTGAGGCGCCAATGACCGATGAAAAAGATAAAACAAATAGATTTGATATTGTTCTATTAATTAATGGATTACCTTTAATTAATGTAGAACAAAAACGTGCTGATAAGCCTTTGGATGAAGCGTTTGAACAATTCAAGCGTTATTATCGGAACGGGGAATATACCAATAATTTTATGGCGTTTTCACAGATGATGGTAATGACAACGGAGATAGAAACGCGCTATTTTGCTACTCCGAAATCAATAAAAGATTTTAATCAGAGTTTTGTTTTTCACTGGTCAGACAAAAATAATAAGCCAATGAATAACTGGAAGCAAATCGTTGCCAATTTTCTTATGATTCCTATGGCGCATCAAATGGTTGGGGATTATTTGATTATTGATGAAGCAAAAGAACAAGAAAATAAACGACACATGCTTATGCGTCCATATCAAGTGTATGCGCTTCAAGCAGTTGAAGGCGCGGCATTTGGCTGGGACCAAGAAGATAAAATCCCGCACGGTGGGTTTGTTTGGCATACCACGGGTTCTGGAAAGACTATCACTAGTTTTAAAACAGCCCTTTTTCTGTCAACACGAGCTGGTTTTGATAAAGTGGTCTTTTTAGTTGATAGACGTGAACTAGATAATAGAACAAGTGCTAATTTTAAATCTTATGCTACGTTTGAGTCTGTTTCGGTAGATGATACCGAGCATACATACCATTTGAAAAAAGAGCTTAAATCCTCTAAAGCCGGCATCATCGTGAGTACTACTTTCAAATTAAATAGCTTAGTAAAGGAATTAGAAGAGTCGCATGACAACAGTTTAGCTGACAAGAAAATCGTATTTATTATTGATGAAGCGCATCGTACGACAATGGGACAGATGATGGGAAATATCAAAAAATACTTTAAGAAAAAAGGGCTATTCTATGGATTTACAGGGACACCGCTTTTTGATGAAAATGAAGTTAAAGGGAAAGTTAATGATAAAAGTGAATTAATTAACACAACAGAAAAATTATTTGGAAAAAAACTACATAATTATACAATTGATGAAGCGATTGCGGACGGAAACGTGCTAGGATTTAATGTTGATTATATTAATACTGGTGAGTTTGAAAATTATGATGCGTTGCGAGATAAACTCATTGAGCGAATGCTATTAGAAAAACCGGAATCAGGAGTCAAAGAAACAACTCGATTAGTGTGTGAATATTCAGAGCTAGAAGTAGAAAAAGAAGCAGTAAAAATAGGTCTGTTAGCTTATCACGATGATACACACATTCCAAGAGTTGTAGAAGAAATCCTTGCTAATTGGGAGACGCAATCACAAGCGCAGACATTTAATGCGATACTCACAGTTGCCTATAAAAAGCGAGTAATTGCCTATTATAATGAATTTAAAAAGCAGCAACAATCAAGTGATAAAAAAATAAATATAGCGATGACATTCAGTTTTGGCAGTGAAAATGATCCAGATAATGTAGCTCCTGAAACTATCGAGAAAATGTTCAGCGATTATGCAGAATTCACAGGTATTAATCTTGTGGCAGGCGATAAAAAACATGGTGAGGCTGCGTATTTTGAAGATGTCGTAGAACGGGCAACTCGCGGCGGTAGTGGGCGAAATGAGAAAAATATTGATTTAATCATAGTCGCGGATCAGTTGTTAACCGGCTATGATTCTAAATACCTTAACACGTTGTATGTGGATCGCCATTTAAAACGTCAAAGCTTAATTCAAGCTTATTCACGTACCAATAGAGTACTTGATAAAAGAAAAGAATTTGGAAGTGTTGTAAATTTCCAATACCCAAGAATGACAGAAGAAGAAGTAAATAAAGCTTTGAAATTATATGGCAATGGCGGGAAAAGTAGTTTAGCTATTGTAGATATATATGATACAGCTGTTAAAAAACTGAGGATAAAAATCAATAAAATGATCCTAACATTACCTGATCCAACTGCATGGGCAACCCTTGAGAATGATGAAATAGGAAAAAAAGAATTTTTCGAAGCGTTTAGAGATGCAGCGATACAGTGGAGAAAGGTAGAGCAGTATTATGAGTATGTATGGAAAGCCGGCACTTTTGGCACGGATGAGCATACATGGTTACTCTACATGGGAGCCTATAATAACTTGATGAAGGAAGATCAAATTCCACATGAGGAATCAATTAGCGAGCCACTTCCTGGAAAGACCAGACTATCTCGTAACCAAAAAATTGATGCAGCACATATTTTAAGCTTAATTGATTCGAAAGTAGATTCAAGTGGTACGACGCAATTTGCAGATAAAGAAACATTACGTCTTATTTATGAAGATATTCAAGAACTTAGTAATAGAGGAGAACACAACCAAGCAATGCTATTAAAAGATTTTGTAGAGCAAGAGCTAGTTCCAGGGAAAATAACTAGTGATATCACTTTTGATGATGCATTTGAAGCTTGGAAGAGAGAACAGGAGCAGGTAGTTATTCATGCTTTTGCCAAAGAATGGGGAATTATAGATCAAGGAGATTTACTAGCTAAATCTGTTATGGCATATTCTGAAATGCAACCAGAAGTTATCCCTTATTTCGAGGATTTAATCGGTAGCGTCGAATATGAAATTGCAGAAAATAAAGTTGCTGGAAATCAATTAGAGCATAAAATGAAGCTGCGGGAAAAAATGCCTGAATGGATTGCAGAGACAAGGCAAAGGTATAATTGATTTGAAATAAGACCAGAGAAACTAATAATAACAGAGAAAGCGGGTCTTAACATGAATAAAGACTGGACAAAATTAAAGCAGTCAGCAAACGGTCTGCCAACATTTGATTCCATCATTCCATATATTTTAGAAGTGTTAAAAAACGGGGAAGAGGCAACAATTAACACGATTAGAAATAGAGTATATGAGTACTTAAATATCCCAGCGGAAATTAAAATGGTCATCTATCCAGAAACAAAAGATTTTATACTTGCTAATCGTTTTAGTTTTGCGCTAAGTGAACTTTATAAAGCGGGAGCATTGTGTCGTCCTAAAAGAGGG from the Listeria seeligeri serovar 1/2b str. SLCC3954 genome contains:
- a CDS encoding DUF998 domain-containing protein; this translates as MSFLKKYGFYFLLLGVLSDFLTPYILGIFYPGLNQMTMVMSVFGDVASPVRGAFLVWSVVSGVLFVLALPAIYQSAFEQSRTLAILLVSAIGLYGIGDCIFTGLFSIDTEQVTWTFSTWVHNIGSGLGYMGFLLFPLFLVLLYRKTGETVYSKLYLVLLIVSLLSAGVYGLARIPAVNYLPVLDKIGFCQRVSFFFNYLPIVVFGVEGIRRNTQKFLVTK
- a CDS encoding type I restriction-modification system subunit M, encoding MITSEEIKRRLWDGANELRGSMDASRYKDYMLGLMFYKFLSDKTLEIFKANSDCGQVSESELVEEYAKARADYGESLDKMIQGVLGYFVLPEYLYQTWLKDIAIGEFEVQKVIDSLNNFERTISVSGDSDDFQGLFSSSTIDLTDTALGSNLNERSKNIKALIELFQDLNMVALQKSDVLGDAYEYLIGQFAMESGKKAGEFYTPRQVSEVMAQIAAKTSNITSIYDPTVGSGSLLLTVKKHLKEDVQKDLNYYGQEKNTATYNLTRMNLLLHGVRPEKMSVKNGDTLSEDWPEDPNRPAEGVLFDAVVMNPPYSLANWNKSNLKVSDPRFEIAGVLPPDSKGDFAFLLHGLYHLGQTGTMAIVLPHGVLFRGGTEGEIRKRLLNKNYIDTIIGLPGNLFTNTGIPVCVLILKKNRTISDPVLVIDASRNFIKVGKQNVLQEKDIARIVDTYVERAEKTGYSHLASREEIIENEYNMNIPRYVEAIDEEIPHDVDAHLYGGIPQANIDELKTLQTTVKNVLDSSLKSIRDGYVQLEKPMDELTKEVLTDKNIIAKSDLIREKSQAFIENYWKKLHEINNILDVNPLMEEMLVGIKELLSPFDGIDVYDGYQIIAEVWKKDLTHDAELIAGGGFYTIGRIREANMVTKGSGNKKREEQDGWIGAILPNELIAKHLYSEELQVIEDKKARLAAVEAELSELVEATKVEDSDENVALYESLKKNTEGEPQDSFESKTVKAELKKITKESSSYALLKQVDGLIAEKSVLGKEIKTKESELKEAVYERILVLTNEEIDELVFEKWFGTTVNELVKLIELPLKKELNILEQLHKRYAETLDDLDEESTKLEAELEKMMSELVVR
- a CDS encoding restriction endonuclease subunit S yields the protein MSDSKKKVPKRRFEEFSNANDWELRKLGGLMNITSVKRIHQSDWTDKGVRFLRARDIVSASKGKNPSEYLYISKKLYDEHSKISGKVGVGDLLVTGVGSIGIPMLIKHEEPLYFKDGNIIWFQNKKNIDGGFFYYSFNSHSIQKFIRDSAGIGTVGTYTIDSGGKTPIYLPNKKEQQRIGTFFKQLDNTIALHQRKLEKIKALKTAYLSEMFPAEGETKPKRRFAGFTDDWEQRKLDNSIKVMDGDRGSNYPHDSDFFDNGDTLFLDTGNVTKNGFKFDNVKYITKEKDGQLRAGKLEKNDFVLTSRGTLGNVGFYDKFVYKRHPKLRINSAMLILRNTDEQLSCSYLHTLLKGNLISDFMRKNQVGSAQPHITKSEFLKLDLNVPCDVKEQNKIGDFFKNLDNTITLHQRKLQKLQNIKKAYLNEMFI
- a CDS encoding type I restriction endonuclease subunit R produces the protein MGNTIKKASEKAFQENFVKELQNYKWDAPDFLDGNKQKVTVNDLINHWRGELNRLNADQLEGVPLTDGEFKQVMSKVNKIKNSYDAAKLLAIEEGKGKIDGIYRDDNPKVTRKQITLTIFKKAEVRGGESSYKIAREVEAPMTDEKDKTNRFDIVLLINGLPLINVEQKRADKPLDEAFEQFKRYYRNGEYTNNFMAFSQMMVMTTEIETRYFATPKSIKDFNQSFVFHWSDKNNKPMNNWKQIVANFLMIPMAHQMVGDYLIIDEAKEQENKRHMLMRPYQVYALQAVEGAAFGWDQEDKIPHGGFVWHTTGSGKTITSFKTALFLSTRAGFDKVVFLVDRRELDNRTSANFKSYATFESVSVDDTEHTYHLKKELKSSKAGIIVSTTFKLNSLVKELEESHDNSLADKKIVFIIDEAHRTTMGQMMGNIKKYFKKKGLFYGFTGTPLFDENEVKGKVNDKSELINTTEKLFGKKLHNYTIDEAIADGNVLGFNVDYINTGEFENYDALRDKLIERMLLEKPESGVKETTRLVCEYSELEVEKEAVKIGLLAYHDDTHIPRVVEEILANWETQSQAQTFNAILTVAYKKRVIAYYNEFKKQQQSSDKKINIAMTFSFGSENDPDNVAPETIEKMFSDYAEFTGINLVAGDKKHGEAAYFEDVVERATRGGSGRNEKNIDLIIVADQLLTGYDSKYLNTLYVDRHLKRQSLIQAYSRTNRVLDKRKEFGSVVNFQYPRMTEEEVNKALKLYGNGGKSSLAIVDIYDTAVKKLRIKINKMILTLPDPTAWATLENDEIGKKEFFEAFRDAAIQWRKVEQYYEYVWKAGTFGTDEHTWLLYMGAYNNLMKEDQIPHEESISEPLPGKTRLSRNQKIDAAHILSLIDSKVDSSGTTQFADKETLRLIYEDIQELSNRGEHNQAMLLKDFVEQELVPGKITSDITFDDAFEAWKREQEQVVIHAFAKEWGIIDQGDLLAKSVMAYSEMQPEVIPYFEDLIGSVEYEIAENKVAGNQLEHKMKLREKMPEWIAETRQRYN